From a single Brassica napus cultivar Da-Ae chromosome C9, Da-Ae, whole genome shotgun sequence genomic region:
- the LOC125592295 gene encoding glutathione S-transferase T3-like: MDSTNPHTQPSNFVDLLNRQQDTPFPYASFPLDGDIGSSQLPLFSTQATATSSFYEDSPTQRKGRKKWSPSDDLVLISAWLNTSKDPVVGNEQKAGAFWKRIADYYGASPKVGGDQIQPSPCVGGAEDDQKWCEAATRKIDGTGKKRKCDDGAQSESSQAPADLGEESPRPPGVKAAKGAAGKRSIADKEAGKGAAHFQTMWSIKEKDLAIKKELKKMGLLDSLISKKEPLSEFEDALKKKLLTEMLNL; this comes from the exons ATGGATTCTACGAATCCACATACTCAACCCTCCAATTTTGTTGATCTGTTGAACAGACAACAAGACACTCCCTTTCCTTATGCGAGTTTTCCACTCGATGGGGATATCGGATCATCACAACTCCCTCTGTTCAGTACTCAAGCAACTGCAACATCTAGCTTCTATGAAGACTCTCCTACACAGCGTAaaggaagaaagaaatggagtcCCTCGGATGATCTAGTGCTGATTAGCGCATGGTTAAACACCAGCAAGGACCCTGTTGTGGGCAATGAGCAGAAAGCAGGAGCTTTCTGGAAACGTATTGCAGATTACTATGGAGCTAGTCCAAAGGTGGGTGGAG ATCAAATTCAACCTTCACCATGCGTGGGAGGAGCTGAGGACGACCAGAAATGGTGTGAAGCTGCTACTAGGAAGATTGATGGAACCGGTAAGAAGAGAAAGTGTGATGATGGAGCACAATCAGAAAGCTCTCAAGCTCCGGCTGATCTCGGTGAAGAATCTCCACGTCCTCCTGGAGTTAAGGCAGCTAAAGGAGCAGCTGGAAAGAGAAGTATAGCTGATAAGGAGGCAGGGAAAGGTGCAGCTCACTTTCAGACCATGTGGAGCATTAAGGAGAAAGATCTGGCCATCAAAAAAGAGCTTAAGAAGATGGGATTGCTTGACAGTCTCATCTCCAAAAAAGAGCCACTTTCTGAATTTGAAGATGCTCTAAAGAAGAAGTTACTTACGGAGATGTTGAATCTTTAG
- the LOC125592296 gene encoding uncharacterized protein LOC125592296: MDRFLVQPANLNESDRSNDEFDDPMEDEKEINDETINEEDKKNEDNVNVEIEEDENLSIKENHDVNDHQDSTDIGRILDIYDPGNWGEVKPGLRLVMVEKGHAQRLPNDFVFPREKLFTRDNNPSHMASKGFNDWKHILERLRCHETSHEHIKSFRGGDEKQRVDGNGNFLSFIDSMAEWDLVMREHVRRFEDGESRYHYLSNRIQNELIATMADEIKDISHHEQMTLILRCVDVSAASAKIEEFFSHILDS, from the exons ATGGACAGATTTCTTGTACAACCAGCAAATCTTAATGAATCCGATAGAAGTAATGACGAGTTTGATGATCcaatggaagatgagaaggaAATAAATGATGAGACTAttaatgaagaagataagaAGAATGAAGATAATGTTAacgttgagattgaagaagatgagaatcTAAGTATAAAGGAGAATCATGATGTGAATGATCATCAAGATAGTACAGATATAGGCAGAATCTTAGATATTTATGATCCTGGAAATTGGGGAGAAGTCAAACCTGGATTAAGACTTGTCATGGTTGAAAAAGGTCATGCTCAAAGACTACCGAATGATTTTGTGTTTCCAAGAGAGAAG TTGTTCACTCGCGACAACAATCCCAGTCACATGGCATCTAAGGGATTCAATGACTGGAAACATATTTTGGAAAGGTTAAGGTGCCACGAGACTAGTCATGAGCACATCAAAT CATTTCGTGGGGGAGACGAAAAGCAAAGAGTAGATGGCAATGGAAATTTTTTAAGCTTTATTGATTCAATGGCTGAGTGGGATCTGGTAATGAGAGAACATGTTAGACGGTTTGAAGATGGGGAATCTCGTTATCACTATCTCAGCAACAGAATTCAGAATGAGTTGATAGCAACGATGGCTGATGAGATCAAAG ATATAAGTCATCATGAACAAATGACTCTTATCCTTCGATGTGTTGATGTTTCAGCAGCTTCAGCTAAGATAGAAGAATTTTTTTCTCACATTCTTGATAGTTAA
- the LOC125593295 gene encoding uncharacterized protein LOC125593295, with product MDRAIYSLETRFEQFQKYEQTFGCHCRKKLFQAKVDKILSTINHVTRKAK from the exons ATGGATCGAGCTATTTATTCTCTTGAAACAAGGTTTGAGCAATTTCAGAAGTATGAACAAACATTtggtt GCCACTGCCGAAAGAAGCTTTTTCAAGCTAAAGTTGATAAAATCTTATCTACGATCAATCATGTCACAAGAAAGGCTAAATGA